The genomic interval TATCCCAACCTGTAATTGGTTTGTTTAATTCTTCTGTTGCTTTTTTCCACCTCCGTAAATCCCAATAACGTTGACCTTCCAAAGCAAGTTCTATGAGTCGCTCACGATGGATTATTTCACGCAGACCATCTTGATTGAGCGGTTTTGTTGGATTTACAGAATGTTGGTTCCAGGAATCAACAACCCCTGCTAAACCGGCTCGTTCGCGTACTAGGTCAAGCCATTGATAAACCTCAGATGATGGGCCGTTGGATTCATTTAATGTTTCAGCATAAAGTAAGTATATATTTGCCAGACGAATAGTTGGCCAGGGGTATTGTTCTCGATTATAGCCGGTCGCAGTAATTACATTGGTGTAGTTAACGAGTTTTTTTGCCCAATAACCTGTTGCATTAAATGTGCTGTTAGTAACATTTGATGCGGGATCGCCTTTTTTGGCGGATACAAAGAATGCCTCTTCTTCGTTAAACTTTCCTTGACCGAACCAGATACCGCCGTCGAAACCTAAGCTTGCGTAAAATCGCTGTTCACGGTCAAAATTGAGATTCGCGGTTGTGTATCCTAATTTAATTAAATGGTCTTCCTCAGCTGAGGCTTGCCTTAAGTTAAATCGGCCTGCATAATCCCACGCTTTGTCTTCTTCAATTGGCACACCATTTTTTGAATAAAACATGGATGCTATTTTAATGGGAACCCCTGCATTGCCTCTGGCTCCAGCACTAGCACGATTTGCTGGATCAAGACCGCGAGGAGTGGCCTGAACTTGCATATTATCAGTCATACTATTGGAGTGGCCCCAAATAATTTCATCGTTCCACTTTTCGGTGACTGCATTGCGAATATTCATCTGAATCTCCATATCTGGCGAAACATTGTATTGCTGTCCACTTTGGCTATAATAATAAAGTCGGGCGCCTGCTGTTTCGGCTGCTTCGATGGCTAACCGGCAGGCTTCTTTGGCACGTTCCCATTTTTCGGCTGAATAGGTGGTGCTGAAGATTAGGTTCCCCTGCTTGTCTTTAAAATTGGCATAGTCGGGATTCCCATTAAAGAGAGGACTGGCAGCCGTTGTAAGTATATAGGCTTTTACCGCCAATGCGATTGGCTGGGTAATTCTACCTAGTTCTGTCGATTCATTTAGAATTTTGGGAGGAAGGTCGGCGGTGGATTCATCGAGTAACTCAACCACATATTCGAAGCACTCATCCAACGTATTGCGAGGAACTTTTACTGTTTCAGGGTTTGCATCAATCGGGAGATTCTCCTTCTTTAACGGGATCGGGCCATACATTCTAATGAGATAGAAGTGATAGTAAGCCTTTAAAAATTTAACTTCAGCGATCCATCTTAGTCGTTCGCTTTCCTCCATATCGGGCACGACACCTATATTCTCGAGAAAAATATTGCAGTCGCGTATGGCTTGATAGAGGTCGTCTCCAGAACGGGTTCCTTGCCAATAATTAAGAAAGGGATCGACTAAATTCTGATTGCCTTGAGCAATCTGCCATCCGGGAGTAATATAGTTGTCATGTAGCCATATTTCATCTCCTGCAGTAAATGCTGGATTCTTTTCTATGTTGCTTAGTTTAGGTAAATAGCTATAACAACTGAACAGAAAGCGTTCTGCGGATACCCTCATATTGAAAGAAT from Pedobacter indicus carries:
- a CDS encoding RagB/SusD family nutrient uptake outer membrane protein yields the protein MKKLYIYVSLITGLTFGSCQNYLDIVPDNVATIDNSFNMRVSAERFLFSCYSYLPKLSNIEKNPAFTAGDEIWLHDNYITPGWQIAQGNQNLVDPFLNYWQGTRSGDDLYQAIRDCNIFLENIGVVPDMEESERLRWIAEVKFLKAYYHFYLIRMYGPIPLKKENLPIDANPETVKVPRNTLDECFEYVVELLDESTADLPPKILNESTELGRITQPIALAVKAYILTTAASPLFNGNPDYANFKDKQGNLIFSTTYSAEKWERAKEACRLAIEAAETAGARLYYYSQSGQQYNVSPDMEIQMNIRNAVTEKWNDEIIWGHSNSMTDNMQVQATPRGLDPANRASAGARGNAGVPIKIASMFYSKNGVPIEEDKAWDYAGRFNLRQASAEEDHLIKLGYTTANLNFDREQRFYASLGFDGGIWFGQGKFNEEEAFFVSAKKGDPASNVTNSTFNATGYWAKKLVNYTNVITATGYNREQYPWPTIRLANIYLLYAETLNESNGPSSEVYQWLDLVRERAGLAGVVDSWNQHSVNPTKPLNQDGLREIIHRERLIELALEGQRYWDLRRWKKATEELNKPITGWDIEQRTPEGYYREKVLFQQSFTTRDYLWPIRENELLANKNTVQNPGW